The following are encoded in a window of Fretibacter rubidus genomic DNA:
- a CDS encoding acetyl-CoA carboxylase biotin carboxylase subunit, whose translation MIKKLLIANRGEIACRVIKTARKMGIKTVAVYSDADRNALHVEVADEAVHIGAPAASESYLVMDKIIDAIESTGADAVHPGYGFLSENPEFAKLLDKKGITFIGPNPHAIVSMGDKITSKKLAQEAGVSCVPGHMGLIEDADEAVKISQKVGYPVMIKASAGGGGKGMRIAYNDEEAREGFQSSKNEAANSFGDDRIFIEKFVEEPRHIEIQVLGDKHGNVIYLGERECSIQRRNQKVIEEAPSPFLDEKTRQAMGAESVALAKAVQYDSAGTVEFIVDKDKNFYFLEMNTRLQVEHPVTELITGVDLVEQMIKSAQGETLSIKQKDVTLNGWAIESRIYAEDPFRNFLPSIGRLVRYRPPSEGTLPNGAIIRNDTGVFEGGEISMYYDPMIAKLCTWGEDRATAIGTMKDALDTFELDGIGHNIPFLQAVYDHDRFERGDITTAFIADEYPDGFEGASVNKGHVRKIAAICALMHDISEHRAADISGALPNHERHIPDVWAVDVRATESDAEVEPMHYSADINGDSGLRTIVMDDGTDKAALEMEVTTAWAPGHALVRAFVDNAPFNFRAERCAEGFRVWHRGCAYKVAVRSPRAAELAKLMPVKLPPDTSNMLLCPMPGVIVKMLVAEGDTVEDGQALAVVEAMKMENTLRAEKRAVVAKIHCEAGDNLAVDEVIMDFSLG comes from the coding sequence ATGATAAAAAAACTACTCATAGCAAACCGTGGTGAAATTGCTTGCCGCGTTATCAAAACCGCCCGCAAGATGGGTATTAAGACCGTGGCGGTGTATTCCGATGCAGACCGCAATGCGCTGCATGTTGAGGTGGCGGATGAGGCTGTGCATATTGGCGCGCCTGCGGCGTCCGAGTCTTATTTGGTGATGGATAAGATCATTGACGCTATCGAGAGTACGGGCGCGGACGCTGTGCATCCGGGTTATGGTTTCCTCTCGGAAAATCCTGAATTTGCGAAGCTGCTGGATAAAAAGGGCATTACGTTTATCGGCCCAAACCCGCACGCGATTGTGTCGATGGGCGATAAGATCACCTCTAAAAAACTCGCGCAAGAGGCGGGCGTGTCTTGCGTACCGGGACATATGGGCCTGATTGAGGACGCAGATGAAGCCGTGAAAATCTCGCAAAAGGTCGGCTATCCCGTGATGATTAAGGCGTCGGCGGGCGGCGGCGGGAAGGGGATGCGCATCGCCTATAATGACGAGGAAGCGCGCGAAGGCTTTCAAAGCTCTAAGAACGAAGCCGCCAATAGCTTTGGTGATGACCGTATCTTTATCGAAAAATTTGTCGAAGAACCGCGCCACATCGAAATCCAAGTGCTGGGCGATAAGCATGGCAATGTGATTTACCTCGGCGAGCGCGAATGCTCGATTCAACGCCGCAATCAAAAAGTGATCGAAGAAGCCCCGTCACCGTTCCTTGACGAGAAAACCCGTCAAGCCATGGGTGCAGAATCTGTGGCGCTTGCGAAAGCCGTGCAATACGACTCTGCGGGCACGGTGGAATTCATCGTCGATAAGGACAAGAACTTTTACTTCCTAGAGATGAACACGCGCTTGCAGGTCGAGCATCCTGTTACCGAGCTTATCACGGGCGTCGATCTAGTTGAGCAGATGATAAAATCCGCGCAGGGCGAAACACTGTCGATTAAACAAAAAGACGTGACGCTCAACGGTTGGGCCATTGAGAGCCGTATTTACGCCGAAGATCCGTTTCGTAATTTCCTGCCCTCCATTGGCCGCCTTGTGCGCTACCGCCCACCGTCCGAGGGGACACTGCCAAATGGTGCGATCATTCGTAACGACACAGGCGTGTTTGAGGGCGGCGAAATATCAATGTATTACGACCCAATGATCGCAAAGCTGTGCACATGGGGCGAAGACCGCGCGACGGCAATCGGCACGATGAAAGACGCGCTCGATACGTTCGAGCTTGACGGCATTGGGCATAACATTCCGTTCCTCCAAGCCGTCTATGACCATGACCGGTTTGAGCGCGGCGACATTACAACGGCTTTCATTGCCGACGAATATCCCGACGGGTTTGAGGGCGCGAGCGTGAACAAAGGTCATGTCCGCAAAATCGCGGCGATTTGCGCGCTGATGCATGATATATCAGAACACCGCGCGGCGGATATTTCGGGCGCGCTGCCTAACCACGAACGCCATATCCCCGATGTTTGGGCCGTGGATGTGCGCGCGACCGAGTCTGATGCAGAGGTCGAGCCGATGCACTACAGCGCCGACATTAACGGCGATAGCGGCCTGCGGACTATCGTCATGGATGACGGCACAGACAAGGCCGCGCTGGAGATGGAAGTCACCACAGCTTGGGCGCCGGGCCATGCGCTCGTGCGGGCCTTTGTTGATAATGCGCCGTTTAACTTTCGCGCAGAGAGATGCGCAGAGGGCTTTCGCGTCTGGCACAGAGGCTGCGCCTATAAGGTCGCCGTCCGCAGCCCACGCGCCGCAGAGCTCGCCAAGTTGATGCCTGTGAAGCTACCGCCTGACACCTCCAACATGCTGCTTTGTCCGATGCCGGGCGTGATCGTCAAAATGCTGGTGGCCGAAGGCGATACAGTCGAAGACGGCCAAGCCCTAGCCGTTGTCGAGGCCATGAAAATGGAAAACACACTACGGGCAGAAAAGCGCGCGGTCGTGGCAAAAATTCACTGCGAAGCGGGCGATAACCTCGCCGTGGACGAGGTGATTATGGATTTCTCGCTAGGCTAG
- a CDS encoding sterol desaturase family protein yields MDERIDFIGVLQRVYTTPLLAVVLFGALFIIVRGTKALRLSRGTALSALQNLWLILFNAVIMAVYFGGISTASNAVFETLGLPHINPDAWSALPTTLAFIIVLVLLDFNNYWSHRLLHTKLFWGLHALHHSDEHMTWTTSYRVHVLEFVQMKIVYIVILGVFFLPPEIVAVAGAVRGWYSKFIHCQLGWGFGRFAKVLASPNYHRWHHADVPEAYGKNLCDMFPVWDVMFGTHYNPGHCDAPTGVSDAPTDFLRGQAYPFVYALDAVKRRLPKKSASLARNP; encoded by the coding sequence ATGGATGAGCGCATTGATTTTATCGGAGTGTTGCAGCGGGTTTATACGACACCGCTTCTGGCCGTTGTCCTGTTTGGAGCTCTCTTCATTATCGTTCGCGGCACCAAAGCATTGCGCCTTAGTCGCGGCACGGCGTTATCTGCGCTGCAAAACCTGTGGCTCATCTTGTTTAACGCCGTAATCATGGCCGTTTATTTCGGCGGGATTAGCACGGCGTCCAATGCCGTGTTTGAAACGCTTGGCCTGCCGCATATTAATCCTGACGCCTGGAGCGCCCTGCCGACAACGCTCGCTTTCATCATTGTCCTTGTCCTATTGGATTTTAACAATTATTGGTCGCATAGATTGCTGCATACAAAGCTGTTTTGGGGGCTGCATGCCCTGCATCATAGCGATGAGCATATGACATGGACGACCAGTTACCGCGTCCATGTTCTTGAATTTGTGCAGATGAAGATTGTCTATATCGTCATTCTGGGCGTGTTCTTCTTGCCGCCTGAAATCGTCGCTGTCGCGGGGGCTGTGCGCGGATGGTATTCCAAATTCATTCACTGCCAATTGGGATGGGGCTTTGGGCGTTTTGCCAAAGTTTTAGCCTCGCCCAATTATCACCGTTGGCATCACGCCGATGTGCCCGAAGCCTATGGCAAGAACCTCTGCGATATGTTCCCCGTCTGGGACGTGATGTTTGGCACCCATTATAATCCGGGTCATTGCGACGCGCCGACGGGTGTGTCCGACGCCCCCACGGATTTCCTGCGCGGGCAAGCCTATCCCTTCGTCTACGCCCTTGACGCGGTGAAGCGCCGCCTGCCTAAAAAATCCGCTAGCCTAGCGAGAAATCCATAA
- a CDS encoding YheT family hydrolase: protein MTALNNTPPFTPPLWMRSAMAQTILASQKFRKSGTHAMDAAAVDHVLDCGGGVRLRGAYSKHPDNKGLIILFHGWEGSQDSTYVVSHARFMFERGYSVFRLNYRDHGDSHDLNEGLFHSALFEEVWGAVMAIMPLADGAPVSIIGFSLGGNFALRVARRSITEPLGELSNIFAISPVIDPLNAAPMVDVNPLIRRYFIKKWTTSLFKKQTAFPHLYDFGDLGVIKSVGEMSERFITTHTQFASEADYFNAYRIWPDDLKGSTVPTHIIMAADDPVLPAGDVLALNLPDNTALHYLPHGGHNGFFESLRGPTWYDRFVARVLGT from the coding sequence ATGACAGCACTGAACAATACCCCGCCTTTCACACCGCCCTTATGGATGCGAAGCGCCATGGCGCAGACGATTTTGGCGTCACAGAAATTTCGGAAATCCGGCACGCACGCGATGGACGCGGCGGCGGTTGATCATGTGCTGGATTGTGGGGGTGGTGTACGGCTGCGAGGGGCTTATTCAAAGCACCCCGATAATAAAGGCCTGATAATCCTGTTCCACGGTTGGGAAGGGTCCCAAGACAGCACCTATGTCGTGTCCCATGCGCGGTTCATGTTTGAGCGCGGCTACAGCGTTTTTCGCCTGAATTACCGTGACCATGGGGACAGCCATGATCTGAACGAAGGCCTGTTTCACTCTGCGTTATTTGAGGAAGTTTGGGGCGCGGTGATGGCGATTATGCCCTTGGCTGACGGGGCGCCAGTATCCATTATTGGGTTCTCTCTGGGTGGTAATTTTGCCCTGCGTGTGGCGCGGCGTAGCATTACAGAGCCTCTAGGGGAGCTTTCAAACATCTTTGCGATTAGCCCCGTGATAGACCCGTTAAATGCGGCCCCGATGGTTGATGTAAATCCGCTTATCCGTCGTTATTTCATCAAAAAATGGACGACCAGCCTGTTTAAGAAGCAAACCGCTTTTCCGCATCTTTATGATTTTGGCGACCTTGGCGTAATCAAGTCTGTGGGTGAAATGTCGGAACGGTTTATCACGACCCACACGCAATTTGCGTCTGAAGCCGATTATTTCAATGCCTATCGTATCTGGCCTGATGATTTAAAGGGTAGCACTGTGCCCACCCATATCATCATGGCGGCGGACGATCCTGTTCTGCCCGCCGGAGACGTGCTGGCGCTGAATCTGCCGGATAATACGGCCTTGCATTATTTGCCGCATGGGGGGCATAACGGTTTTTTTGAAAGCCTGCGCGGCCCAACATGGTATGACCGTTTTGTCGCGCGTGTATTGGGGACTTAG
- a CDS encoding DUF1499 domain-containing protein, with product MNLIEILFWVVVIVSVTFFLLGLKSQKGKPKGLVDGQLADCGAAPNCVSSEADTQPEKVVPPLRCTMAEAKAAVQATGGIITTDSDDYVSATYMSKLFKFVDDVELRKDGDVVQIRSSSRVGYSDRGMNRKRVAAIRAQLGANLPPEV from the coding sequence ATGAACCTTATCGAAATTTTATTCTGGGTGGTTGTTATTGTGTCTGTGACGTTTTTCTTACTAGGCCTGAAATCGCAAAAGGGAAAACCCAAAGGCCTGGTCGACGGGCAATTGGCCGATTGCGGCGCTGCCCCCAATTGCGTGTCCAGCGAAGCCGACACTCAACCTGAAAAAGTTGTCCCGCCGCTACGCTGCACCATGGCCGAGGCCAAAGCTGCCGTTCAGGCAACGGGCGGCATAATCACCACCGACTCTGATGACTATGTCTCTGCGACCTACATGTCAAAGCTGTTCAAATTTGTGGACGATGTGGAATTACGTAAAGACGGTGACGTGGTGCAAATCCGTTCCAGCTCTCGCGTGGGCTATTCTGATCGCGGGATGAACCGCAAACGCGTGGCCGCAATTCGCGCGCAACTCGGTGCAAATCTACCGCCCGAAGTTTAA
- the folE gene encoding GTP cyclohydrolase I, whose protein sequence is MPSRYNEPPRKIDHEKVKGLVTELLAALGEDPDREGLKETPRRIANFWRDFIEYDAGKLDTTFQAVKHNQMVAVTGMRVWSMCEHHMLPFWCDVSIAYIADDKVLGLSKFARIAHKHAHKLTLQEQLVSDIANHVKVILGTDDVAVMAKGEHLCMTMRGIQTPHRMISSALSGQFHQAEQRAEFLRLVD, encoded by the coding sequence ATGCCGTCACGCTATAATGAGCCGCCCCGTAAAATCGATCATGAGAAAGTCAAAGGCCTGGTGACAGAGCTTTTAGCAGCGCTCGGCGAAGACCCTGACCGTGAGGGCCTGAAAGAAACGCCGCGCCGTATTGCCAATTTCTGGCGTGATTTTATTGAATATGACGCGGGCAAGCTCGACACAACATTCCAAGCCGTAAAGCATAATCAAATGGTGGCGGTAACGGGGATGCGCGTGTGGTCCATGTGCGAACACCATATGTTGCCATTTTGGTGTGATGTCTCAATCGCTTATATCGCCGATGATAAAGTGCTGGGCTTATCCAAATTCGCGCGGATTGCGCATAAACACGCGCATAAATTAACACTGCAAGAACAACTGGTCTCTGACATTGCCAATCACGTCAAAGTCATCCTCGGCACGGATGATGTCGCCGTTATGGCCAAAGGCGAACACCTCTGCATGACCATGCGCGGCATACAGACCCCGCATAGAATGATAAGCTCTGCGTTATCAGGGCAATTTCATCAGGCAGAGCAAAGGGCGGAGTTTTTACGCTTGGTGGATTAG
- a CDS encoding dienelactone hydrolase family protein, protein MPSKKASDFSPKLLELYDFYVHGMITKRDFLGRAASLGIGAVAATTMLGQLMPDYAAAETVDTAGITEERITFNSPEGHGAVNGLIARPIGTEPLGAVLVIHENRGLNPYIEDVVRRTAKAGYLALGPDGLSSLGGYPGTDDEGRTMQRSLDGAKVMADFFAGFEFLQSHAQSTGKVGAVGFCYGGGVCNALAVAYPDMACSVPFYGRHADADDVPAIQAPLLVQLGETDKRINAGWPAYEKALLENGKTYEAHIYAGAGHGFHNNTTPRYNPEAATLAWNRTLAWFDKYIR, encoded by the coding sequence ATGCCCAGCAAAAAAGCCTCAGACTTTAGCCCGAAGCTGCTAGAGCTTTATGATTTTTATGTGCACGGCATGATAACCAAGCGCGACTTTTTGGGCCGTGCGGCGTCGCTTGGTATTGGCGCCGTGGCGGCAACAACGATGCTGGGGCAGTTAATGCCAGATTATGCGGCGGCGGAGACAGTCGACACTGCGGGCATCACGGAAGAGCGGATTACATTTAATTCGCCCGAGGGTCACGGCGCGGTCAATGGCCTTATCGCGCGGCCCATCGGGACAGAGCCTTTGGGCGCGGTTTTGGTCATCCATGAAAACCGGGGGTTAAACCCTTATATTGAAGATGTGGTGCGCCGCACTGCAAAGGCGGGCTACCTCGCCCTTGGCCCTGACGGGCTATCCTCGCTGGGCGGTTATCCCGGCACAGATGACGAGGGCCGCACCATGCAGCGCTCGCTCGACGGGGCGAAAGTTATGGCTGATTTCTTCGCGGGGTTTGAGTTCCTGCAATCCCACGCCCAAAGCACGGGCAAAGTCGGCGCGGTTGGGTTTTGTTATGGCGGCGGTGTGTGCAACGCGCTGGCTGTGGCTTATCCTGATATGGCGTGTTCTGTGCCGTTTTATGGCCGCCACGCCGACGCCGATGATGTGCCCGCCATTCAGGCCCCATTATTGGTGCAGCTTGGCGAGACGGATAAACGCATCAATGCGGGCTGGCCTGCCTATGAAAAGGCGCTGCTCGAAAACGGCAAGACCTATGAAGCGCATATTTACGCGGGCGCAGGGCACGGGTTTCACAACAACACAACGCCGCGCTATAACCCAGAGGCCGCCACGCTTGCCTGGAACCGTACGCTTGCATGGTTTGATAAATACATCCGCTAA
- a CDS encoding GFA family protein, producing the protein MPKITGQCLCGDVKFSADGEIDFQGNCHCTDCRQVTGAAFATLVFMNKADIKITGETKSYDHTVDSGNTLTKHFCPNCGSAMFGGSAGRPDNIAIRGGQINEQDVVVPQFNVYAGSKMDCVTLDASIPAFDKMPPTA; encoded by the coding sequence ATGCCAAAAATCACAGGACAATGCCTTTGCGGGGACGTTAAGTTTAGCGCGGATGGCGAGATTGACTTTCAGGGGAATTGCCATTGCACGGATTGTCGCCAAGTTACGGGCGCGGCCTTTGCGACGCTCGTGTTTATGAACAAAGCCGATATTAAGATTACGGGTGAGACGAAATCTTATGACCACACGGTGGATAGCGGCAATACGTTAACCAAGCATTTTTGCCCCAATTGTGGCTCCGCTATGTTTGGCGGTAGTGCGGGGCGTCCCGATAATATCGCCATTCGCGGCGGGCAAATCAATGAACAAGATGTCGTTGTCCCGCAATTTAACGTCTATGCTGGCAGCAAGATGGATTGCGTCACACTGGACGCATCTATTCCTGCATTTGATAAAATGCCGCCCACGGCATAA
- a CDS encoding M24 family metallopeptidase — MLNKRDFLLAGGSALAVTAAGCADKPSAVTKPAALTSMTGGAVAITASEHAARIAKAQSLMRERGIGALIIEAGTSLRYFTGIRWWRSERLTAAVIPYEGDIAIVTPHFEEPSIRESLKVAGDVRTWHEHENPHRLVAGILSDRGITDGKVAFEDTERFFAAYGLSEMATRYDIVSGGDIIWGCRMYKSPAELALMQLANDVTAASYHHILPRIEAGMSQGDISKMMSEATRALGASPEFSMALIGESSAYPHGSDKPQNVKDGDIILMDCGANVQGYQSDISRTFVYGEPSKRQRDIWTLVRDGQALAFETAQIGVETGVVDDTVRAFYEANGFGPGYKTPGLPHRLGHGIGMDGHEHANFVRGETAKLAPGMCLSNEPGLYIYGEFGVRIEDCLYMTESGPKYFSQPPRSLDNPLG; from the coding sequence ATGTTAAATAAACGCGATTTCCTTTTGGCGGGCGGTTCCGCTTTGGCGGTGACTGCTGCGGGTTGTGCTGACAAACCCTCAGCCGTAACTAAGCCCGCTGCGCTGACCTCTATGACGGGCGGTGCCGTCGCGATTACCGCGAGCGAACATGCGGCGCGTATCGCCAAAGCGCAAAGCCTGATGCGAGAGCGCGGCATAGGCGCGCTGATTATCGAGGCGGGCACAAGCTTGCGTTATTTCACGGGCATAAGGTGGTGGCGCAGCGAACGCTTGACCGCCGCCGTTATCCCGTATGAAGGCGATATCGCCATTGTCACCCCGCATTTTGAAGAACCCAGCATCCGCGAAAGTCTAAAGGTCGCGGGGGACGTGCGCACATGGCATGAACATGAAAACCCGCACCGCTTGGTCGCGGGCATTTTATCTGACCGTGGCATCACCGACGGTAAAGTCGCCTTTGAAGATACTGAACGCTTCTTTGCCGCTTACGGCCTGAGCGAAATGGCGACGCGATATGATATAGTCTCTGGCGGCGATATTATCTGGGGCTGCCGCATGTATAAATCACCCGCCGAACTCGCGCTGATGCAGCTTGCCAATGACGTGACGGCGGCGTCTTACCATCACATCCTGCCGCGTATTGAGGCAGGGATGAGCCAAGGTGATATCAGCAAAATGATGAGTGAGGCGACACGGGCGCTCGGCGCGTCGCCAGAATTTTCTATGGCCCTGATCGGGGAAAGCTCGGCCTATCCGCACGGCTCTGATAAACCGCAAAACGTCAAGGACGGCGACATCATCCTTATGGACTGCGGGGCGAATGTGCAGGGCTATCAATCTGATATTTCGCGGACTTTTGTCTACGGCGAGCCAAGCAAACGCCAACGCGACATCTGGACCCTTGTTCGCGACGGGCAAGCGCTGGCCTTTGAAACGGCGCAGATTGGTGTGGAAACGGGCGTGGTCGATGATACCGTCCGCGCGTTTTATGAGGCTAACGGCTTTGGCCCGGGTTACAAAACGCCAGGGCTACCCCACCGCTTGGGTCACGGTATCGGCATGGACGGTCATGAACATGCTAATTTTGTGCGTGGTGAGACGGCAAAACTGGCGCCTGGCATGTGTCTATCCAATGAGCCAGGGCTTTATATTTACGGCGAGTTTGGGGTACGAATCGAAGACTGTCTTTACATGACGGAAAGCGGCCCGAAATATTTCAGCCAGCCGCCGCGCAGTTTGGATAACCCGCTGGGATAG
- the scpA gene encoding methylmalonyl-CoA mutase, which produces MVDFTNIPLGLVKSEAANTQSWASPEGIDIAAHYGPHDTQELDNLNSYPGFAPFIRGPYPTMYAQRPWTIRQYAGFSTAEDSNAFYRRNLAAGQKGLSVAFDLATHRGYDSDHPRVPGDVGMAGVAIDSLYDMRVLFDQIPLDKMSVSMTMNGAVLPILALYVAAAEEQGVTQKQLSGTIQNDILKEFMVRNTYIYPPKPSMRIISDIFAHTSAHMPKFNSISISGYHMQEAGASADIELGYTLADGLEYVKTGMEAGMDIDSFAPRLSFFWAIGMNYFMEVAKMRAARMIWAEKMTALGAKNPKSTMLRTHCQTSGWSLTAQDVFNNVGRTHIEAMAAVDGHTQSLHTNSLDEAIALPTDFSARIARNTQVFLQTEGAHTAQIDPWGGSFYVEKLTHDLSARALAHMDEVEGLGGMAAAIEAGIPKMRIEESAAKIQARIDSGAQTVVGVNKYLSDEKDDIPILKVDNAAVRAGQIARLKQLKADRDPDAVAACLDALTDAAGSGKGNLLTLAIDAARNKATVGEISYALEKVYGRYEAKPSGVQGVYSSSFDPRNPTFKEAKSRIEAFSTLEGRKPKIMIAKMGQDGHDRGQKVVASAFTDIGFDVVIGPLFQTPIEAAEMGIKHGVDVIAASSLAAGHLSLVPELRDALAAQNRSDILIIVGGVIPPEDVDTLKVMGAKAVFPPGTNIVDSVLEVLDVVNMRLSQGG; this is translated from the coding sequence ATGGTGGATTTCACAAACATCCCCTTAGGGCTCGTCAAAAGTGAGGCCGCCAACACCCAAAGCTGGGCCTCGCCCGAGGGCATTGATATTGCGGCGCATTACGGCCCGCACGATACGCAAGAGCTAGACAACCTGAACAGCTATCCGGGTTTTGCGCCCTTCATTCGCGGCCCTTACCCAACCATGTATGCGCAGCGCCCTTGGACAATTCGCCAATATGCAGGGTTCTCAACGGCAGAAGATAGCAACGCCTTTTACCGTCGCAACCTTGCCGCTGGGCAAAAAGGATTATCAGTAGCATTCGATTTGGCGACCCATAGAGGTTATGACAGCGACCATCCCCGTGTTCCCGGTGATGTGGGTATGGCGGGCGTTGCCATCGACAGCCTTTATGATATGCGGGTATTGTTTGATCAAATCCCGCTGGATAAAATGTCTGTGTCAATGACCATGAACGGCGCGGTTCTGCCTATACTTGCGCTTTACGTCGCCGCCGCCGAAGAACAAGGCGTCACGCAAAAGCAACTTTCAGGGACCATCCAGAACGATATCTTAAAAGAGTTCATGGTGCGCAACACCTATATCTATCCGCCCAAACCGTCGATGCGGATTATCTCTGATATTTTCGCCCATACATCCGCCCATATGCCGAAGTTCAACTCTATTTCAATTTCTGGCTATCACATGCAAGAAGCCGGCGCGTCAGCCGATATCGAACTGGGCTACACGCTTGCTGACGGGCTAGAGTATGTCAAAACAGGCATGGAAGCAGGCATGGATATAGATAGCTTCGCGCCGCGTCTTTCGTTCTTCTGGGCCATTGGCATGAATTATTTCATGGAAGTCGCCAAAATGCGCGCGGCCCGCATGATTTGGGCAGAGAAAATGACCGCGCTTGGCGCAAAGAACCCCAAATCCACCATGCTACGCACGCATTGCCAAACCTCTGGCTGGTCTCTGACGGCGCAAGATGTGTTTAACAATGTTGGCCGTACCCATATCGAAGCCATGGCCGCCGTGGATGGTCACACCCAAAGCCTGCATACAAATTCACTGGACGAAGCAATTGCCTTGCCCACAGATTTTTCTGCCCGTATTGCCCGCAACACGCAGGTCTTTTTACAAACAGAAGGCGCGCACACCGCACAAATCGACCCATGGGGCGGCAGTTTTTATGTCGAGAAACTCACCCATGACCTCTCCGCGCGGGCACTCGCCCATATGGACGAGGTCGAAGGCCTTGGCGGCATGGCGGCGGCCATTGAGGCAGGCATCCCCAAAATGCGGATTGAGGAATCTGCCGCCAAAATCCAGGCCCGTATCGATAGCGGCGCGCAGACCGTAGTCGGTGTGAATAAATATCTGTCAGATGAGAAAGACGACATCCCCATCCTAAAGGTCGATAATGCCGCTGTGCGCGCAGGCCAAATCGCGCGGTTGAAACAGCTAAAAGCGGACCGTGACCCTGATGCTGTGGCGGCCTGCCTTGACGCGCTGACAGATGCAGCGGGCAGCGGTAAAGGCAATCTACTGACACTGGCCATTGATGCTGCGCGCAACAAAGCAACAGTCGGCGAAATATCCTACGCGCTAGAGAAGGTCTACGGCAGATATGAGGCCAAACCATCAGGTGTCCAAGGCGTCTATTCCAGCAGTTTCGACCCGCGCAACCCCACCTTTAAAGAAGCCAAATCCCGCATTGAGGCGTTCAGCACATTAGAGGGCCGCAAACCCAAGATTATGATCGCGAAAATGGGCCAAGACGGCCATGACCGCGGGCAAAAGGTCGTCGCCTCGGCCTTTACTGACATCGGATTTGACGTGGTCATCGGGCCGTTGTTCCAGACCCCGATTGAGGCCGCCGAAATGGGCATAAAACACGGCGTGGACGTCATCGCCGCAAGTTCTCTTGCCGCAGGTCACCTGTCGCTCGTGCCGGAGCTGCGTGACGCGCTGGCGGCGCAGAACCGTTCTGATATTCTGATTATTGTTGGCGGCGTTATCCCGCCAGAGGACGTCGACACCCTAAAAGTTATGGGGGCCAAAGCCGTTTTCCCGCCCGGCACAAATATCGTTGATTCGGTGCTAGAGGTGCTTGACGTGGTCAACATGCGGCTGAGTCAGGGCGGGTAA